A window of Tautonia plasticadhaerens contains these coding sequences:
- the mscL gene encoding large conductance mechanosensitive channel protein MscL: MRWLSRWWGEFTGFALKGNVLELAVAVVLGGAFQGVVDGLVTHIIMPTLSYVTPGADSYASWKIGRVEVGGFLASVVNFALIALAMFLVIRKVVGSIRKAVDPPDPSGPTTKECPYCLSKIPDPATRCAYCTADLPAPPASPKGRSPSRGSGRKSKP, translated from the coding sequence ATGCGATGGCTGTCACGCTGGTGGGGGGAGTTCACGGGGTTCGCCCTGAAGGGCAACGTGCTGGAGCTGGCCGTGGCGGTCGTGCTCGGCGGGGCGTTCCAGGGGGTGGTCGACGGGCTGGTCACGCACATCATCATGCCGACGCTCAGTTACGTGACGCCGGGGGCGGATTCCTACGCCTCCTGGAAGATCGGCCGAGTCGAGGTCGGCGGCTTCCTGGCCTCGGTGGTCAACTTCGCCCTGATCGCGCTGGCGATGTTCCTTGTCATCAGGAAGGTCGTCGGCTCGATCCGCAAGGCCGTCGATCCCCCGGATCCCTCCGGGCCGACCACCAAGGAATGCCCCTACTGCCTCTCCAAGATCCCCGACCCCGCCACCAGGTGCGCCTATTGTACCGCGGATCTCCCGGCCCCCCCGGCAAGCCCGAAGGGCCGATCACCTTCGAGAGGGTCGGGGAGGAAATCGAAGCCCTGA
- a CDS encoding alpha-amylase family protein has protein sequence MSRPLIALLSCLSSAPTAPAEEPVPIASRPIEIRGIYGGVPRQIFERGETLDDYGINAVWIGSGALRDEDIALLKAEGASVFAEFNSMHVASFVEQHPDAAPVGPDGEPSPPPDGWQGVCPSHPGYRRSRMDEFRRVLETFEVDGIWLDYHHAQANWEREEPILPDTCFCDRCLDLFRDQTGVGLPEAPTAENSARLLGPLRDEWVRWRCDLFTDWVRQFGRIRDEVRPDALLGTFHCPWSEDDFDGALRRTLAIDLHAQAPLFDVLSPMPYHARFGHADDPGWISRQLSWLGGHLGVEGEGGGRPRVWPIVQLSDWGEAVPVDQVGEVLDHGTRGPSTGVTVFAWGGLASDWDKVGRLGAFYRDVGGSGDPAP, from the coding sequence ATGAGTCGCCCCCTGATCGCCCTGCTCTCATGCCTTTCCTCGGCACCCACCGCCCCGGCCGAAGAGCCGGTGCCGATCGCCTCCCGGCCGATCGAGATCCGGGGGATCTACGGCGGGGTGCCGAGGCAGATCTTCGAGCGGGGCGAAACCCTGGACGACTACGGCATCAACGCCGTCTGGATCGGCTCGGGGGCCCTCCGAGACGAGGACATCGCCCTGCTGAAAGCCGAGGGGGCGTCGGTCTTCGCCGAGTTCAACTCGATGCACGTCGCCTCGTTCGTCGAGCAGCACCCCGACGCCGCGCCGGTCGGACCCGACGGCGAGCCGAGTCCCCCTCCCGACGGCTGGCAGGGGGTCTGCCCGTCGCACCCGGGCTATCGGCGGTCCCGGATGGACGAGTTCCGGAGGGTCCTGGAGACCTTCGAGGTCGACGGCATCTGGCTCGACTATCACCACGCCCAGGCCAACTGGGAGCGGGAGGAGCCGATCCTGCCGGACACCTGCTTCTGCGACCGCTGCCTCGACCTATTCCGGGACCAGACCGGCGTCGGCCTTCCCGAGGCGCCCACCGCGGAGAATTCCGCCCGGCTGCTCGGCCCCCTCCGAGACGAGTGGGTCCGCTGGCGATGCGACCTGTTCACGGACTGGGTCCGCCAGTTCGGCCGCATCCGGGACGAGGTCCGGCCCGACGCCCTGCTCGGCACCTTCCATTGCCCCTGGTCCGAGGACGACTTCGACGGCGCCCTCCGCCGCACGCTGGCCATCGACCTGCACGCGCAGGCACCGCTATTCGACGTGCTCAGCCCGATGCCCTACCACGCCCGATTCGGCCACGCCGACGACCCGGGTTGGATCTCCCGACAACTTTCCTGGCTGGGAGGCCACCTCGGGGTCGAAGGCGAAGGCGGGGGGCGCCCGAGGGTCTGGCCGATCGTCCAGCTCTCCGACTGGGGCGAGGCGGTCCCCGTCGATCAGGTCGGGGAGGTGCTCGATCACGGGACCCGGGGGCCGTCGACCGGAGTCACGGTGTTCGCCTGGGGCGGCCTCGCCAGTGACTGGGACAAGGTGGGACGCCTCGGGGCGTTCTACCGGGATGTCGGCGGATCGGGGGATCCCGCGCCCTGA
- a CDS encoding RNA polymerase sigma factor — protein sequence MRDESVHLSRISTEWDLVFQAHNGPPDVVSSAQTKLMARYAGAVHRYLLGAVRDPDLAADLDQEFALRFLRGDFHRADPSRGRFRDFIKRALRNLMVDHHRKRRRVEVPIGEGGVPEPPDPDGGLPDFDRQFTESWKRELMAQAWASLARHQEQTGQPLHTVLQHRMKHPEEKSPGLASLLTRAMGKPVSAGWVRENLSRARDLYVGALVDGVRASLEIPTRGSIQEELADLGLLEYCRPSLRRRGLSD from the coding sequence ATGCGGGACGAGTCCGTCCACCTCAGCCGCATCTCGACGGAGTGGGATCTCGTCTTCCAGGCCCACAACGGGCCCCCCGACGTCGTCTCTTCGGCCCAGACGAAGCTGATGGCCCGATACGCCGGCGCCGTTCATCGCTATCTGCTGGGGGCGGTCCGGGATCCGGACCTCGCGGCCGATCTCGACCAGGAATTCGCCCTCCGGTTCCTCCGGGGCGACTTCCACCGCGCCGACCCGAGCCGGGGCCGATTCCGGGACTTCATCAAGCGGGCCCTGCGCAACCTGATGGTCGACCACCACCGGAAGCGCCGCCGGGTCGAGGTGCCGATCGGCGAAGGGGGCGTCCCCGAGCCGCCCGACCCGGATGGCGGCCTACCCGACTTCGACCGCCAGTTCACCGAGAGCTGGAAGCGGGAGCTGATGGCCCAGGCCTGGGCCTCCCTCGCCCGGCACCAGGAGCAGACCGGGCAGCCGCTGCACACGGTGCTCCAGCACCGGATGAAGCACCCCGAGGAGAAGTCCCCCGGGCTGGCGTCCCTCCTCACCCGGGCGATGGGGAAGCCCGTCTCGGCCGGCTGGGTCCGGGAGAACCTGTCCAGGGCCCGGGACCTGTACGTCGGGGCCCTCGTCGACGGGGTCCGGGCCTCGCTCGAGATACCCACCCGGGGGTCGATCCAGGAGGAGCTCGCCGACCTCGGCCTGCTCGAATATTGTCGCCCCTCGCTCCGGCGCCGCGGATTGTCCGACTGA
- a CDS encoding fibronectin type III domain-containing protein: MVADYYEMLGIPQGADRAAVEEALARCQPKWSAGARNPKHRHTYHSYLDQIPAIRATLLGDPTARASYDAELAALRRAELDRKLDEIQRLVRLRASKGGLTVSDRDRLRREADRIGVPAEELDRLLEPIAPMPEAPAEADEPDEPTPDVIDSATRGQIRRTLEHLGRRDLYDALGLQRDAPQAEVVSRADDERRRWRQKSRVTAEMTAWLEAVSYAQSHLGTPGARARYDRTLEFEAEERFLGAVRFCLEGEARLASGAKAALVVEGESLGIGPDRADRLIRRACRGMGVASGEAPEARTEPAGPIRLLRCRSCRGVTQHRDAEKNGRACRHCGDSLRWECPICKRGRWVDEPRCACGFRLELREPMLRHFEAARRAHKARDYASALAHLHRIQEFAPDHAGTRKAVERVKQRLSEIERARSGFEQELSRRHLLKAQSALRAWASMVDPTDPEVRKAFDEVNRGLREARSLSARGSSLLGSDPAEARTLLRRALEWSADLDEARDALRRCPPDPPTDLRAEVERDAVVLRWTPPAPDGLGPVSIRVVRKARGVPASPADGTVIAETDATECRDPAASPGEVVGYAAFGRRDGVDSVAPAVVGPVLVLADVQDVRVDARSGEVGLSWRLPRGATGVRVARKQGSPPTGPDDGVRVDALPDGAGDRGLDDDRVYHYRIFACYRTPEGKERLSRGVSIAAMPHPPVSGLISLVPAPMPDGRVHFSWEEPERGQVKILRSDRPPALLEGQRIPAGQADALEGHWLATTATDHAVDARPPTSGLCYYTPFTFWAGTCAVGRPVASTRIPDPSELRAVRIGGSGRVHLRWRWSPATSQSLVLLKAGAPADGPDDPAADRLVVSELEYGRQGFAPLDLPPGEVAPYHITVLGLAEVDGRILHSPGVEPTARTVVPGPSPEVSVSYSIRRPRLPGRPWALAVQTDPPGSPVPPMVLVGHPRTVPLTADDGELIAAIPSGRGGDSFRIPPVHRISDFRLRLFVDPTLPIDQIPPIRLRHPEAERTRV; encoded by the coding sequence ATGGTCGCCGATTACTACGAGATGCTCGGCATCCCCCAGGGGGCCGATCGGGCCGCCGTCGAGGAGGCCCTTGCGCGCTGCCAGCCGAAGTGGTCGGCCGGGGCCCGCAACCCGAAGCACCGGCATACCTATCACTCGTACCTCGACCAAATCCCCGCCATCCGGGCCACGCTGCTGGGCGACCCCACCGCCAGGGCGTCGTACGACGCCGAGCTGGCCGCGCTCCGCCGGGCCGAGCTGGACCGCAAGCTCGACGAGATCCAGCGACTCGTCCGCCTCCGGGCCTCCAAAGGCGGTTTGACCGTCTCCGACCGCGACCGCCTCCGGCGCGAGGCCGACCGGATCGGCGTCCCGGCCGAGGAGCTGGACCGGCTCCTGGAACCGATCGCGCCGATGCCCGAGGCCCCCGCCGAGGCCGACGAGCCCGACGAGCCCACCCCCGACGTGATCGACTCCGCCACCCGGGGCCAGATCCGCAGGACCCTCGAACACCTCGGCCGCCGGGATCTCTACGACGCCCTGGGGCTCCAGCGCGATGCCCCCCAGGCCGAGGTCGTCTCCCGGGCCGACGACGAACGCCGGCGATGGCGGCAGAAGTCCCGGGTCACGGCCGAGATGACCGCCTGGCTGGAGGCCGTCTCCTACGCCCAGTCCCACCTGGGCACCCCCGGGGCCCGGGCCCGGTACGACCGGACCCTGGAGTTCGAGGCCGAGGAGCGGTTCCTCGGCGCCGTCCGCTTCTGCCTCGAGGGGGAGGCGAGGCTCGCGTCCGGGGCGAAGGCGGCCCTGGTGGTCGAGGGGGAGAGCCTCGGCATCGGCCCCGACCGGGCCGATCGGCTGATCCGCCGCGCCTGCCGGGGGATGGGAGTCGCCTCGGGGGAGGCGCCGGAAGCCCGGACCGAGCCGGCCGGGCCGATCCGGCTGCTGCGGTGCCGGTCCTGCCGGGGCGTCACCCAGCATCGGGACGCGGAGAAGAACGGCCGGGCCTGCCGGCATTGCGGGGATTCCCTCCGCTGGGAATGCCCGATCTGCAAGCGGGGCCGCTGGGTCGACGAGCCCCGATGCGCCTGCGGCTTCCGGCTTGAGCTCCGGGAGCCGATGCTCCGCCACTTCGAGGCCGCCCGCCGCGCCCACAAGGCCCGGGACTACGCCTCGGCCCTGGCCCACCTGCATCGCATCCAGGAATTCGCCCCCGACCACGCCGGGACGAGGAAGGCGGTCGAGCGGGTCAAGCAGCGCCTCTCGGAGATCGAGCGGGCCCGGTCGGGCTTCGAGCAGGAACTCTCCCGTCGGCACCTGCTCAAGGCCCAGTCCGCCCTGAGGGCCTGGGCCTCGATGGTCGACCCCACCGACCCCGAGGTCCGCAAGGCGTTCGACGAGGTCAACCGGGGGCTCCGGGAAGCCCGTTCCCTCTCGGCCCGGGGCTCGTCGCTGCTCGGCAGCGACCCGGCCGAGGCCCGGACGCTGCTCCGACGCGCCCTGGAGTGGTCCGCCGACCTGGACGAGGCCCGCGACGCCCTCCGGCGATGCCCCCCCGACCCCCCGACCGACCTAAGGGCCGAGGTCGAGCGCGATGCCGTGGTCCTGCGATGGACCCCGCCGGCCCCCGACGGGCTCGGGCCGGTGAGCATCCGGGTCGTCCGCAAGGCTCGGGGGGTCCCGGCCTCCCCGGCCGACGGCACCGTCATCGCCGAGACGGACGCGACCGAGTGCCGGGACCCGGCCGCCTCCCCCGGCGAGGTCGTCGGCTATGCGGCCTTCGGCCGGAGGGACGGGGTCGACTCGGTGGCCCCGGCCGTCGTCGGGCCGGTCCTCGTGCTGGCCGACGTGCAGGACGTCCGGGTCGACGCCCGGAGCGGCGAGGTCGGCCTCTCCTGGCGGCTGCCCCGGGGCGCGACCGGCGTCCGTGTCGCCCGGAAGCAGGGGTCCCCCCCGACCGGGCCCGACGACGGGGTCCGGGTCGACGCCCTCCCCGACGGGGCCGGTGACCGGGGGCTGGACGACGACCGCGTCTACCATTACCGCATCTTCGCCTGCTACCGGACCCCCGAGGGGAAGGAACGCCTCTCCCGGGGGGTCTCGATCGCCGCGATGCCCCACCCGCCCGTCTCCGGCCTGATCTCCCTGGTGCCGGCCCCGATGCCCGACGGCCGGGTCCACTTCTCCTGGGAGGAGCCCGAGCGGGGCCAGGTCAAGATCCTCCGGTCCGATCGGCCCCCGGCCCTGCTGGAAGGCCAGCGGATCCCGGCCGGGCAGGCCGACGCCCTCGAAGGTCACTGGCTGGCGACCACCGCGACGGACCACGCCGTCGACGCCCGGCCGCCGACCTCGGGCCTCTGCTATTACACCCCCTTCACCTTCTGGGCCGGCACCTGCGCCGTCGGCCGCCCCGTGGCGTCGACCCGGATCCCCGACCCGAGCGAGCTCCGGGCCGTCCGGATCGGCGGTTCGGGCCGCGTGCACCTGCGATGGCGATGGAGCCCGGCGACCTCCCAGTCGCTCGTGCTGCTCAAGGCCGGGGCCCCCGCCGACGGCCCGGACGACCCCGCCGCCGATCGGCTGGTCGTCTCCGAACTGGAATACGGCCGCCAGGGGTTCGCCCCGCTGGACCTCCCCCCCGGCGAGGTCGCGCCGTACCACATCACCGTCCTGGGCCTCGCCGAGGTCGACGGCCGGATCCTCCACTCCCCCGGGGTCGAACCGACCGCCCGGACCGTCGTCCCCGGCCCCTCCCCGGAGGTCAGCGTCTCTTACAGCATCCGACGGCCTCGGCTCCCCGGCCGCCCCTGGGCCCTCGCCGTGCAAACCGACCCTCCCGGCTCCCCGGTCCCGCCGATGGTCCTCGTCGGCCACCCCCGGACCGTCCCCCTGACGGCCGACGACGGCGAGCTGATCGCGGCGATCCCCTCGGGCCGCGGGGGTGATTCCTTCCGGATCCCCCCAGTTCACCGAATCAGCGATTTCCGCCTCCGCCTCTTTGTTGATCCCACTCTCCCCATCGACCAGATTCCCCCAATCCGCCTCCGTCACCCCGAAGCGGAGCGGACGCGCGTCTGA
- a CDS encoding pyridoxal phosphate-dependent aminotransferase, producing MPRLSSLARNLTTETAFSVLAVARSLKATGKEVVELEIGDSPFPSTPNAKEAGIRAIQENRTGYCPSLGLPELRRAAAGFVGEFGIEADADHVIVASGAKPFETYFAEALMEPDDGVLIFGPQFPTYVPNLNRVGARPVVVPLRAEDRFRPRAEHVAAFLREDHRPRAVILNSPHNPTGGVATGADLDAIADLVRGTELVVLSDEPYCHMVWEGTHESLLSRPGMMEHVVAAYTMSKSYSMSGWRIGFAVAHPDVIQAMGKLINTSSSCSPPFAQLGAVAALERDAETRDEYMGRFRRKVERLSDGLATIEGVSVDRPAGTFYVFPDVRQACNRLGLTSHGLAMYLLQGADDRFGVACLGGECFGPEGAGFLRFSCAEPDEQIDRALAFLPEAMTRVDRVRRYLDVHPEHALAVPYVP from the coding sequence ATGCCCCGCCTCAGCTCCCTGGCCCGGAACCTGACCACCGAGACGGCCTTCAGCGTCCTGGCCGTCGCCCGGTCGCTCAAGGCGACCGGCAAGGAGGTGGTCGAGCTGGAGATCGGCGACAGCCCGTTCCCGAGCACGCCGAACGCCAAGGAGGCGGGCATCCGGGCGATCCAGGAGAACCGGACCGGATACTGCCCCAGCCTCGGGCTGCCGGAGCTTCGCAGGGCCGCGGCGGGATTCGTGGGGGAATTCGGCATCGAGGCCGACGCGGATCACGTGATCGTCGCGTCCGGGGCCAAGCCCTTCGAGACGTACTTCGCCGAGGCGCTGATGGAGCCCGACGACGGGGTCTTGATCTTCGGCCCCCAGTTCCCGACCTACGTGCCGAACCTCAATCGGGTGGGGGCCAGGCCGGTCGTGGTCCCGCTCCGGGCCGAGGACCGCTTCCGCCCCCGGGCCGAGCACGTCGCCGCCTTCCTCCGGGAGGACCATCGCCCCCGGGCCGTCATCCTCAATTCCCCCCACAACCCCACCGGCGGCGTGGCGACCGGGGCTGACCTCGACGCGATCGCCGACTTGGTCCGGGGCACGGAGCTGGTGGTCCTCTCGGATGAGCCATACTGCCACATGGTCTGGGAGGGGACCCACGAGTCGCTGCTCTCCCGACCGGGGATGATGGAGCACGTCGTCGCCGCGTACACGATGAGCAAGTCCTACAGCATGAGCGGCTGGCGGATCGGCTTCGCGGTCGCCCACCCGGACGTGATCCAGGCGATGGGGAAGCTGATCAACACCTCGTCCTCCTGCAGCCCGCCGTTCGCCCAGCTCGGCGCGGTGGCCGCCCTGGAGCGGGACGCCGAGACGAGGGACGAGTACATGGGGCGCTTCCGCCGCAAGGTCGAGCGCCTCTCCGACGGCCTGGCGACGATCGAGGGCGTCTCCGTCGACCGGCCGGCGGGCACCTTCTACGTCTTCCCGGACGTCCGGCAGGCCTGCAATCGCCTGGGCCTGACCTCACACGGCCTGGCGATGTACCTGCTGCAAGGGGCCGACGACCGCTTCGGGGTCGCCTGCCTCGGCGGCGAATGCTTCGGGCCGGAGGGGGCCGGATTCCTCCGGTTCAGTTGCGCCGAGCCCGACGAGCAGATCGACCGGGCCCTCGCGTTCCTGCCGGAGGCGATGACCCGAGTAGACCGGGTCCGACGCTACCTCGACGTCCACCCCGAGCATGCGTTGGCCGTGCCCTACGTCCCCTGA
- a CDS encoding cobalamin-independent methionine synthase II family protein — protein sequence MILSTVVGSYPVPSWLRAFPSLEAKRDAMLAVLKIQELAGLDLIGDGELGRFDPNHPETNGMIDAFIRPMGGISTSPTTAQVRRWRADPAMRYRSRPAGVVLGPIDEGSLDLPAEDAEAAGMTDRPRKFTVTSPYMLARVLLDDHYGDREALVDALAGALARQVEGISARVLQVDEANVTGNPDDGPIAASGINRVLRAFAGEKAVHLCFGNYGGQVIQRGTYEKLVAFLNALEADHVVLELARRPGDDLEALKGVEPRIGLGLGVIDIKDNVVEAPEEVARRIERASEAIGPDRIRYVHPDCGFWMLPRAVADAKMRSLVLGRDLFEGR from the coding sequence ATGATCCTCAGCACCGTCGTCGGCAGCTATCCCGTCCCGTCCTGGCTCCGCGCCTTCCCCTCGCTGGAGGCGAAACGGGACGCGATGCTCGCGGTCCTGAAGATCCAGGAACTCGCCGGGCTCGACCTGATCGGGGACGGCGAGCTGGGCCGCTTCGACCCGAACCATCCCGAGACCAACGGGATGATCGACGCCTTCATCCGGCCGATGGGGGGGATCTCCACCTCGCCGACCACCGCCCAGGTCCGTCGATGGCGGGCCGACCCGGCGATGCGCTACCGCTCCCGCCCCGCCGGGGTGGTCCTCGGGCCGATCGACGAGGGCTCCCTCGACCTGCCCGCCGAGGACGCCGAGGCGGCCGGGATGACCGACCGCCCCCGCAAGTTCACCGTCACCAGCCCCTACATGCTCGCCCGGGTCCTCCTCGACGACCACTACGGCGACCGGGAGGCCCTGGTCGACGCCCTCGCCGGGGCGCTCGCCCGGCAGGTCGAGGGGATCTCGGCCCGAGTCCTCCAGGTCGACGAGGCGAACGTCACCGGCAACCCCGACGACGGGCCGATCGCCGCCTCCGGGATCAACCGCGTCCTGCGGGCGTTCGCGGGGGAGAAGGCCGTCCACCTCTGCTTCGGCAATTACGGCGGCCAGGTGATCCAGCGCGGGACCTACGAGAAACTGGTCGCCTTCCTCAACGCCCTGGAGGCCGACCACGTCGTCCTCGAACTCGCCCGGAGGCCCGGCGACGACCTGGAAGCCCTGAAGGGGGTGGAACCCCGGATCGGCCTCGGCCTGGGGGTGATCGACATCAAGGACAACGTCGTCGAGGCGCCGGAGGAAGTCGCCCGACGGATCGAGCGGGCCTCGGAGGCGATCGGTCCGGATCGGATCCGCTACGTCCACCCGGATTGCGGCTTCTGGATGTTGCCCCGGGCCGTCGCCGATGCCAAGATGCGATCACTCGTGCTCGGACGGGACCTGTTCGAGGGCCGCTGA
- a CDS encoding CPBP family intramembrane glutamic endopeptidase, giving the protein MSGRPRDGFLAAALAFELGLAGVAWLVGRPLGIDPLRDFDPTGRGLATGILATAPLVLLLVLCDRDSFRPMRRIREILGEVILPFLRGRPAFQLAALAAAAGIGEETLFRGLIQAGTADRLGPASGLILASVTFGLVHALTPAYALIAGLIGAYLGALYLLTGDLTVPVVAHGLYDLVALIYFLRTASGDTIGPIEPAPEETNP; this is encoded by the coding sequence ATGAGCGGCCGCCCCCGGGACGGCTTCCTCGCGGCGGCCCTGGCCTTCGAGCTGGGGCTGGCGGGCGTGGCCTGGCTCGTCGGCAGGCCGCTGGGCATCGACCCGCTGCGGGATTTCGACCCCACCGGCCGGGGGCTGGCGACCGGCATCCTCGCGACGGCGCCCCTGGTCCTCCTGCTGGTGCTCTGCGACCGGGATTCATTCCGGCCGATGCGACGGATCCGGGAAATCCTGGGAGAAGTGATCCTGCCCTTCCTGAGGGGGCGACCCGCGTTCCAGCTCGCGGCGCTCGCCGCGGCGGCGGGGATCGGCGAGGAGACGCTGTTCCGCGGTCTGATCCAGGCCGGGACGGCGGACCGGCTCGGCCCGGCCTCGGGGCTGATCCTGGCGTCGGTGACGTTCGGCCTGGTCCACGCGCTGACGCCCGCCTATGCGTTGATCGCCGGGCTGATCGGCGCATATCTGGGGGCGCTGTACCTGCTGACCGGGGACCTCACCGTGCCGGTCGTCGCCCACGGGCTGTACGACCTGGTCGCGCTGATCTACTTCCTCCGGACCGCTTCGGGCGATACGATCGGCCCCATCGAGCCCGCCCCGGAGGAGACGAACCCATGA
- a CDS encoding mandelate racemase, which translates to MRYSLKESRLGLRNSTTRIPFRYGAATLSRCPQAVLEVDIEVDGRVHRGWSGDCLPPGWFDKTPGRSYRDQVTDQLSSIRLARTALSERAGRPGAFFESWVDANLEVRHAAAGLGFNPLLASFGISLVERAVMDALARASGLSFADAVRGDLYGIDLGVVEPSMSGTRPADWLPGAPRRWVFVRHTVGLGDPLTRAEIPEEDRVDDGLPQALETYVERAGLRYFKVKLSADPDADRARLVAVAGVVERHRGPDYAVTLDGNEQFTSADALLGLFEVLRSEARLQTLLNNVVAIEQPLERSIALDESAAEGVRSLSAWRPVIIDESDGTTDAYRRALKVGYRGVSSKNCKGPTKAILNSGLTWLRNDRGRRSGFLMTGEDLCSVGVVPVQADLCLVATLGLGHVERNGHHYHPGLSYLPEADRRAALAAHPDFLAEQGTIIGPVVRGGRFEIGSIVDCVGFGFAVEPDPGSYTGEEVWDFDSLGLGG; encoded by the coding sequence ATGCGCTACAGCCTGAAGGAGTCCCGGCTCGGCCTGAGGAACTCGACCACCCGGATCCCCTTCCGCTACGGCGCCGCCACCCTGAGCCGATGCCCGCAGGCGGTCCTCGAGGTGGACATCGAGGTCGACGGCCGCGTGCATCGGGGTTGGTCGGGCGACTGCCTCCCCCCCGGCTGGTTCGACAAGACCCCGGGCCGATCGTATCGCGACCAGGTCACCGACCAGCTCTCCTCGATCCGCCTGGCCCGGACGGCTCTCTCCGAGCGGGCCGGGCGGCCGGGCGCGTTCTTCGAATCCTGGGTCGACGCGAACCTCGAAGTCCGTCACGCGGCGGCCGGCCTGGGGTTCAACCCGCTGCTTGCCTCCTTCGGGATCAGCCTGGTGGAGCGGGCCGTGATGGATGCCCTGGCGAGGGCGAGCGGGCTGAGCTTCGCCGACGCGGTCCGGGGCGACCTCTATGGGATCGACCTGGGGGTCGTCGAGCCCTCGATGTCCGGGACGAGGCCCGCCGACTGGCTGCCCGGGGCGCCGAGGCGGTGGGTCTTCGTCCGTCACACCGTCGGCCTCGGCGACCCGCTCACCCGGGCCGAGATCCCCGAGGAGGATCGGGTCGACGACGGGCTCCCGCAGGCGCTGGAGACCTACGTGGAACGGGCCGGGCTCCGCTACTTCAAGGTCAAGCTGTCGGCCGACCCGGACGCGGATCGGGCCCGGCTCGTCGCCGTGGCCGGGGTCGTCGAGCGGCATCGGGGCCCGGATTACGCCGTCACGCTCGACGGCAACGAGCAGTTCACGTCCGCCGACGCGTTGCTCGGCCTGTTCGAGGTCCTTCGCAGCGAGGCCCGGCTGCAAACCCTCCTGAACAACGTCGTCGCGATCGAGCAGCCCCTGGAGCGGTCGATCGCGCTCGACGAGTCGGCCGCCGAGGGCGTGCGGTCGCTCTCGGCCTGGCGTCCGGTGATCATCGACGAGTCGGACGGGACGACCGACGCCTACCGGCGGGCCCTGAAGGTCGGCTACCGCGGCGTGAGCAGCAAGAATTGCAAGGGGCCGACGAAGGCGATCCTCAACTCCGGCCTGACCTGGCTCCGGAACGACCGGGGCCGGCGGTCGGGCTTCCTGATGACGGGGGAGGACCTCTGCTCCGTCGGCGTGGTCCCGGTCCAGGCCGACCTCTGCCTGGTGGCGACCCTCGGCCTGGGGCATGTCGAGCGGAACGGCCACCACTACCATCCCGGGCTCTCCTACCTGCCGGAGGCCGATCGCCGGGCCGCCCTGGCCGCCCACCCCGACTTCCTCGCCGAGCAGGGCACGATCATCGGCCCGGTCGTCCGGGGCGGACGGTTCGAGATCGGCTCGATCGTCGACTGCGTGGGCTTCGGCTTCGCCGTCGAGCCGGATCCCGGCTCATACACCGGCGAGGAGGTCTGGGACTTCGATTCGCTCGGCCTCGGCGGTTGA